The following proteins come from a genomic window of Maylandia zebra isolate NMK-2024a linkage group LG22, Mzebra_GT3a, whole genome shotgun sequence:
- the LOC101475037 gene encoding uncharacterized protein LOC101475037 isoform X1, translating to MRSFLILVFVSQHALAAKVEVYEGAESVLLPCRVGFLLEDTTVTWTRPDLDPSAIHRRHEDRDEPDGQNMRYRGRTAMRANEADPRDLSLTLSKPELSDTGSYDCIISKQKDVLKLTDVELQVKVGMLEVEVTEGSEFIQLPCQTTSPLPADTTVEWSRSEPIPMIVHVFPNSSAELPKKQDEFFCGRTRMREDSLKTGDLSLTLKYPSERDNGHYVCTINTGTDTLRQKVALQHVKKPFPTWATAFLSVMAISLVAGGGFVAYFWYYFKMVSTTEVDEGGESVHLQFKTTPNLPVGATVVWRRSRLGFKLITVHEYSNGESKPGAKYMDRTEMVEDPLTSGDLSLTLRRPRRRDSGIYLCTLCRGKVVLDEKRLRLEVRVPQVKVSEGVDVVLPWKTWIPPPEKATVEWSRHEPWPMIVHVYQSGSNCLEKQTWLYRGRTKMEDEDPRKNRNLSLVLREPTVLDSGEYTCTIKEEERVVRAKCLRLHVRDFNHISDDEENGEKTPLIRYRGPQSV from the exons ATGAGGAGCTTTTTGATCCTCGTGTTCG tttcccagcatgccttggctgCAAAAGTGGAAGTGTAcgagggggcggagtctgtgctTCTGCCCTGCCGGGTAGGTTTTTTACTAGAGGACACCACAGTGACATGGACCCGCCCTGACCTCGATCCCAGCGCCATCCACAGGCGGCACGAAGACCGAGACGAGCCGGATGGTCAGAACATGCGTTACCGTGGGCGCACGGCAATGAGGGCGAACGAGGCGGACCCCAGAGACCTGAGCCTCACTCTGAGCAAACCCGAGCTGTCTGACACCGGAAGTTACGACTGCATCATCAGCAAGCAGAAAGACGTGCTAAAGCTGACCGACGTAGAGctccaggtcaaag TCGGCATGTTGGAGGTGGAGGTGACAGAAGGGTCCGAGTTCATCCAACTGCCCTGCCAAACGACATCTCCGCTGCCTGCCGACACCACCGTGGAGTGGAGCCGCTCCGAGCCCATCCCCATGATTGTCCACGTGTTCCCAAACAGCAGCGCAGAGCTGCCGAAGAAACAGGACGAATTCTTCTGCGGACGCACGCGCATGCGTGAGGACTCGCTGAAAACGGGAGACCTGAGTCTGACCCTGAAGTACCCCTCAGAGCGAGACAACGGTCACTACGTCTGCACCATCAACACGGGCACGGACACGCTGAGGCAGAAAGTAGCCCTGCAGCACGTCAAAA AACCGTTTCCCACCTGGGCCACGGCTTTCCTGAGCGTCATGGCCATCAGTCTGGTTGCTGGCGGAGGTTTTGTAGCATATTTCTGGTATTATTTTAAGATGG TCTCCACCACGGAGGTGGATGAAGGGGGGGAGTCTGTTCACCTGCAATTTAAAACCACACCTAACCTGCCAGTCGGTGCTACGGTGGTGTGGAGGCGCTCCAGGCTTGGCTTCAAACTGATCACAGTTCATGAGTACTCAAACGGCGAAAGCAAACCAGGTGCGAAATACATGGACCGTACAGAGATGGTCGAGGACCCGCTGACATCAGGAGatctcagtctgaccctgaggCGACCGCGAAGACGAGACAGCGGGATCTACCTCTGCACCCTCTGCAGGGGCAAAGTCGTGCTGGATGAGAAACGACTGAGGCTGGAAGTCAGAG TCCCTCAGGTGAAGGTGTCAGAGGGGGTCGATGTTGTGCTGCCCTGGAAAACCTGGATTCCTCCACCAGAAAAAGCCACTGTGGAGTGGAGCCGTCATGAGCCGTGGCCCATGATTGTCCATGTCTATCAAAGCGGCTCGAACTGTCTGGAGAAGCAGACCTGGTTGTACCGTGGCCGCACAAAGATGGAGGACGAAGATCCTCGTAAGAACAGAAACCTCAGTCTGGTCCTGCGCGAGCCCACGGTGCTCGACAGTGGCGAGTATACGTGCACCATCAAAGAGGAAGAACGAGTCGTGAGGGCAAAGTGTCTGAGGCTCCacgtcagag ATTTCAATCACATCTCTGATGATgaagaaaatggagaaaagaCTCCTTTGATCAGATATCGTGGGCCCCAGTCTGTCTGA
- the LOC101475037 gene encoding uncharacterized protein LOC101475037 isoform X2 translates to MRSFLILVFVSQHALAAKVEVYEGAESVLLPCRVGFLLEDTTVTWTRPDLDPSAIHRRHEDRDEPDGQNMRYRGRTAMRANEADPRDLSLTLSKPELSDTGSYDCIISKQKDVLKLTDVELQVKVGMLEVEVTEGSEFIQLPCQTTSPLPADTTVEWSRSEPIPMIVHVFPNSSAELPKKQDEFFCGRTRMREDSLKTGDLSLTLKYPSERDNGHYVCTINTGTDTLRQKVALQHVKKPFPTWATAFLSVMAISLVAGGVSTTEVDEGGESVHLQFKTTPNLPVGATVVWRRSRLGFKLITVHEYSNGESKPGAKYMDRTEMVEDPLTSGDLSLTLRRPRRRDSGIYLCTLCRGKVVLDEKRLRLEVRVPQVKVSEGVDVVLPWKTWIPPPEKATVEWSRHEPWPMIVHVYQSGSNCLEKQTWLYRGRTKMEDEDPRKNRNLSLVLREPTVLDSGEYTCTIKEEERVVRAKCLRLHVRDFNHISDDEENGEKTPLIRYRGPQSV, encoded by the exons ATGAGGAGCTTTTTGATCCTCGTGTTCG tttcccagcatgccttggctgCAAAAGTGGAAGTGTAcgagggggcggagtctgtgctTCTGCCCTGCCGGGTAGGTTTTTTACTAGAGGACACCACAGTGACATGGACCCGCCCTGACCTCGATCCCAGCGCCATCCACAGGCGGCACGAAGACCGAGACGAGCCGGATGGTCAGAACATGCGTTACCGTGGGCGCACGGCAATGAGGGCGAACGAGGCGGACCCCAGAGACCTGAGCCTCACTCTGAGCAAACCCGAGCTGTCTGACACCGGAAGTTACGACTGCATCATCAGCAAGCAGAAAGACGTGCTAAAGCTGACCGACGTAGAGctccaggtcaaag TCGGCATGTTGGAGGTGGAGGTGACAGAAGGGTCCGAGTTCATCCAACTGCCCTGCCAAACGACATCTCCGCTGCCTGCCGACACCACCGTGGAGTGGAGCCGCTCCGAGCCCATCCCCATGATTGTCCACGTGTTCCCAAACAGCAGCGCAGAGCTGCCGAAGAAACAGGACGAATTCTTCTGCGGACGCACGCGCATGCGTGAGGACTCGCTGAAAACGGGAGACCTGAGTCTGACCCTGAAGTACCCCTCAGAGCGAGACAACGGTCACTACGTCTGCACCATCAACACGGGCACGGACACGCTGAGGCAGAAAGTAGCCCTGCAGCACGTCAAAA AACCGTTTCCCACCTGGGCCACGGCTTTCCTGAGCGTCATGGCCATCAGTCTGGTTGCTGGCGGAG TCTCCACCACGGAGGTGGATGAAGGGGGGGAGTCTGTTCACCTGCAATTTAAAACCACACCTAACCTGCCAGTCGGTGCTACGGTGGTGTGGAGGCGCTCCAGGCTTGGCTTCAAACTGATCACAGTTCATGAGTACTCAAACGGCGAAAGCAAACCAGGTGCGAAATACATGGACCGTACAGAGATGGTCGAGGACCCGCTGACATCAGGAGatctcagtctgaccctgaggCGACCGCGAAGACGAGACAGCGGGATCTACCTCTGCACCCTCTGCAGGGGCAAAGTCGTGCTGGATGAGAAACGACTGAGGCTGGAAGTCAGAG TCCCTCAGGTGAAGGTGTCAGAGGGGGTCGATGTTGTGCTGCCCTGGAAAACCTGGATTCCTCCACCAGAAAAAGCCACTGTGGAGTGGAGCCGTCATGAGCCGTGGCCCATGATTGTCCATGTCTATCAAAGCGGCTCGAACTGTCTGGAGAAGCAGACCTGGTTGTACCGTGGCCGCACAAAGATGGAGGACGAAGATCCTCGTAAGAACAGAAACCTCAGTCTGGTCCTGCGCGAGCCCACGGTGCTCGACAGTGGCGAGTATACGTGCACCATCAAAGAGGAAGAACGAGTCGTGAGGGCAAAGTGTCTGAGGCTCCacgtcagag ATTTCAATCACATCTCTGATGATgaagaaaatggagaaaagaCTCCTTTGATCAGATATCGTGGGCCCCAGTCTGTCTGA
- the LOC112431825 gene encoding proteasome subunit beta type-4-like, with protein CVQPLMREVVENKVEITKQEARELVERCLKVLYYRDARSYNRHEIAIVTEEGVEILGPLSSETNWDIAHMVSGFE; from the exons TGTGTGCAGCCTCTGATGAGGGAGGTGGTGGAGAACAAGGTGGAGATCACCAAACAGGAGGCACGGGAACTGGTGGAGCGGTGCCTCAAGGTGTTGTACTACAGAGATGCTCGCTCCTACAACAGA CACGAGATCGCTATCGTCACCGAAGAGGGCGTGGAGATCCTCGGACCCCTGTCTTCTGAAACCAACTGGGACATAGCCCACATGGTCAG CGGGTTTGAATGA
- the LOC101475330 gene encoding DNA-binding protein RFX5 isoform X1, whose translation MSEDQCHQRAEASRWGQGGLETGEGDTEPSMLLQKLKSNISKHVQTKVEQILQDVQRFSDNDKLYLYLQLPSRPSSGDKSGSDSSSFNTADQLHTCNWIRSHLEEHSDTCLPKQDVYETYKRYCENLQQRPLSAANFGKIIRDIFPNIKARRLGGRGQSKYCYSGIRRKTVLNMPLLPNLDLKNDPMH comes from the exons ATGTCCGAGGACCAGTGTCACCAACGGGCCGAGGCCTCCCGGTGGGGCCAGGGCGGTCTGGAGACAGGGGAGGGTGACACTGAgcccagcatgctgctgcagAAACTGAAGAGCAACATCTC GAAACACGTTCAGACCAAAGTAGAGCAGATCCTG CAAGATGTTCAGCGTTTCTCTGACAATGACAAGTTGTACCTGTACCTGCAGCTGCCCTCTAGACCGAGTTCTGGAGACAAAAG CGGCAGCGATTCGAGTTCATTTAACACGGCCGACCAGCTTCACACCTGTAACTGGATCCGCAGTCACCTGGAGGAGCATTCAGACACCTGCCTGCCCAAACAGGACGTCTACGAGACCTACAA gaGGTACTGTGAGAACCTGCAGCAGCGTCCTCTGAGCGCCGCCAACTTTGGGAAGATCATCAGAGACATTTTTCCCAACATCAAAGCGAGACGGCTCGGAGGCCGAGGACAGTCCAA GTACTGTTACAGCGGCATCAGGAGGAAGACGGTCCTCAACATGCCTCTGCTGCCCAACCTCGACCTGAAGAATGACCCCAT GCACTAA
- the LOC101475330 gene encoding DNA-binding protein RFX5 isoform X3: MSEDQCHQRAEASRWGQGGLETGEGDTEPSMLLQKLKSNISKHVQTKVEQILQDVQRFSDNDKLYLYLQLPSRPSSGDKSGSDSSSFNTADQLHTCNWIRSHLEEHSDTCLPKQDVYETYKRYCENLQQRPLSAANFGKIIRDIFPNIKARRLGGRGQSNVTAASGGRRSSTCLCCPTST, encoded by the exons ATGTCCGAGGACCAGTGTCACCAACGGGCCGAGGCCTCCCGGTGGGGCCAGGGCGGTCTGGAGACAGGGGAGGGTGACACTGAgcccagcatgctgctgcagAAACTGAAGAGCAACATCTC GAAACACGTTCAGACCAAAGTAGAGCAGATCCTG CAAGATGTTCAGCGTTTCTCTGACAATGACAAGTTGTACCTGTACCTGCAGCTGCCCTCTAGACCGAGTTCTGGAGACAAAAG CGGCAGCGATTCGAGTTCATTTAACACGGCCGACCAGCTTCACACCTGTAACTGGATCCGCAGTCACCTGGAGGAGCATTCAGACACCTGCCTGCCCAAACAGGACGTCTACGAGACCTACAA gaGGTACTGTGAGAACCTGCAGCAGCGTCCTCTGAGCGCCGCCAACTTTGGGAAGATCATCAGAGACATTTTTCCCAACATCAAAGCGAGACGGCTCGGAGGCCGAGGACAGTCCAA TGTTACAGCGGCATCAGGAGGAAGACGGTCCTCAACATGCCTCTGCTGCCCAACCTCGACCTGA
- the LOC101475330 gene encoding DNA-binding protein RFX5 isoform X2 has translation MSEDQCHQRAEASRWGQGGLETGEGDTEPSMLLQKLKSNISKHVQTKVEQILQDVQRFSDNDKLYLYLQLPSRPSSGDKSGSDSSSFNTADQLHTCNWIRSHLEEHSDTCLPKQDVYETYKRYCENLQQRPLSAANFGKIIRDIFPNIKARRLGGRGQSKYCYSGIRRKTVLNMPLLPNLDLKNDPM, from the exons ATGTCCGAGGACCAGTGTCACCAACGGGCCGAGGCCTCCCGGTGGGGCCAGGGCGGTCTGGAGACAGGGGAGGGTGACACTGAgcccagcatgctgctgcagAAACTGAAGAGCAACATCTC GAAACACGTTCAGACCAAAGTAGAGCAGATCCTG CAAGATGTTCAGCGTTTCTCTGACAATGACAAGTTGTACCTGTACCTGCAGCTGCCCTCTAGACCGAGTTCTGGAGACAAAAG CGGCAGCGATTCGAGTTCATTTAACACGGCCGACCAGCTTCACACCTGTAACTGGATCCGCAGTCACCTGGAGGAGCATTCAGACACCTGCCTGCCCAAACAGGACGTCTACGAGACCTACAA gaGGTACTGTGAGAACCTGCAGCAGCGTCCTCTGAGCGCCGCCAACTTTGGGAAGATCATCAGAGACATTTTTCCCAACATCAAAGCGAGACGGCTCGGAGGCCGAGGACAGTCCAA GTACTGTTACAGCGGCATCAGGAGGAAGACGGTCCTCAACATGCCTCTGCTGCCCAACCTCGACCTGAAGAATGACCCCATGTAA
- the psmb4 gene encoding proteasome subunit beta type-4, translating to MESGRVKLSLWEDGPKPGHFYSFPGSSSSGAGTACGPVRHTLNPMVTGTSVLGVKFTGGVVIAADMLGSYGSLARFRNISRLMKVNNSTILGASGDYADYQHLKQVIEQMVIDEELLGDGHSYSPKAVHSWLTRVMYNRRSRMNPLWNTVVIGGFYNGESFLGYVDKLGVAYEAPTVATGFGAYLAQPLMREVVENKVEITKQEARELVERCLKVLYYRDARSYNRHEIAIVTEEGVEILGPLSSETNWDIAHMVSGFE from the exons ATGGAGTCTGGTAGAGTGAAGTTGAGTCTGTGGGAGGACGGTCCGAAGCCGGGACACTTTTACTCCTTCCCCGGGAGCAGCAGTAGCGGGGCAGGCACAGCTTGTGGACCGGTCCGACACACACT GAACCCGATGGTTACAGGAACGTCGGTACTTGGTGTGAAATTCACTGGCGGGGTGGTGATCGCCGCAGACATGCTGGGCTCGTATGGCTCTCTGGCTCGCTTCAGGAACATCTCCCGCCTCATGAAG GTGAACAACAGCACCATCCTGGGAGCCTCGGGCGACTACGCCGACTACCAACACCTGAAACAGGTCATCGAGCAGATGGT TATCGATGAGGAGTTGCTAGGTGACGGGCACAGCTACAGCCCAAAGGCCGTGCACTCGTGGCTCACCCGCGTCATGTACAACCGCCGCAGCCGCATGAACCCACTGTGGAATACCGTAGTCATCGGCGGCTTCTACAACGGGGAGAG TTTCCTAGGTTACGTGGATAAACTGGGCGTGGCTTATGAGGCTCCCACAGTGGCTACAGGCTTTGGTGCATACTTGGCTCAG CCTCTGATGAGGGAGGTGGTGGAGAACAAGGTGGAGATCACCAAACAGGAGGCACGGGAACTGGTGGAGCGGTGCCTCAAGGTGTTGTACTACAGAGATGCTCGCTCCTACAACAGA CACGAGATCGCTATCGTCACCGAAGAGGGCGTGGAGATCCTCGGACCCCTGTCTTCTGAAACCAACTGGGACATAGCCCACATGGTCAG CGGGTTTGAATGA